GCCTTCCTGCTTCAAGGTCTCGATGTCGGGCGACGGCAGGGCATCGGCCTCCGCCAGCAGGCCCTGGTGCACGGCGTCGGGCGACAGCAGACGGTCGATCTCCTGGGGCCGGACGATCTCGGGCGCGAGGCGGGTTGCGATGTTTTCTTCCGCGAGTCGCCTCGCCGCGTTCTCGGTCAGCGTCAGCTTGCGGATCCGCCGCTGCGGGTTGGCGAGCGCCATCGTGACGGTGTGCCAGCCATAGAGAATGACGGGCCCATCGGCGTGCGAATCGCGCTCGCGCCAAGCTGGGCGGCCGGTCGATTTCCCGGGCCTGTTGAAGGGCTTAGCCCCGCCGCGAGGCCCCTTGGGGCCGAATTTTCGATCCTTCATGCGCTCGCTTGTGTCATGGGCGCCGGAATATGGCAATTTGGGTGCCTTCGGGGGCGATTTTAGCTGTTCGCCTCGGTTGACTTTGCCCCACTGCTTCGCCCATAAACGCGCCCGGTCGCGCCCCGATCCGGGTTGTCGCGGCCTTCACGTTCCATGGCCGTCTTCGGTCCGCCGGCAAGGTCCGGCCCGATTGTGCTGCCGTCGAGCGGGGGAGTGTCCCGAGTGGCAAAGGGAGCTGACTGTAAATCAGCCGCCTCATGGCTTCGCAGGTTCGAGTCCTGCCTCCCCCACCAGCCTTCGCTCGCTTCGCGAGCTTCGGCTCGGCAAGCCAGGGCACAACATCATTGCGCGAAGCGAGCGAAGGCTGCCTCCCCGTAGCCGGTAGGCGTAGGCGGGCTGTCGCCATTATGATCGAATCCAGAAAACAAAACGCCCGTCCGCGTCGCGCGAACGGGCGTCTCGTCGGCTGAACCGATCAGAGATCAGTAATAGCGGCGCAGCACGCGATGGCCGCCGTGATAGTGCGGCGCGTGGCGATGGGCGTAGCCGTATCGTGCAGCATGGCCGTAATGGACGCGCGGCAGATAGCCGTAGCGCGGGCCGTAGCCGTAGCGATAGGGACGGAAATACGGGCGATGATACGGAGCGACGGCGGCACGATAGCCGTAGCCGTAGCCACGAGCGCGATAACCGTAGCCGTAATTGGCGGGCGCGACGACCGCGTCTTCACGGTAGGTCGGATACGGGGCGAAAGAGCCCGGGCCGGTATAGGTCGGCCCCTGGTTGACGTAATAGTACTGCGTGGTCGGCTCGGCGAGACGCTCAAAGGCGCCATAACCGTATCCATATCCATAGCCGCCGCAGCCGGTGTTGCAGCCGGAATAGACCGGTGCGACCGGCGCGCACGTGGTGAAGCCGCAGGCCGCGGCGGGCGCGGTGGCGACGAACATCACGGCAGCCGCCGCAACCAGTCCCGAAATCATCTGACGCATTACTCTCTCCTGTTGATTTCCGTTTTTTAGATTTTCACGTTTCTCAACCCGGCGGCTTGCCGGGAATCTCTGTGCGCGGCCGCGGTCGCGGAGGCCGCGGACGCTCGTTGAACTCGGGGGCGTAGATCACCGGCGGCGGATCGACCGGCGGGTCCATCTGTGCCGGCAACGGCGCGGACGACGCGCCCCAGCTCTGGTGGTAGCTCTCGGCGGGCTTGGGCAATTTGCGGTTCGCGGGCGGCTCGACCTCGAGCCGGCCGTAGCCGGGCCGCAGGCCCAGCGTCGGATAATAATGGCCGACGTCGTCGGGCTGCCGTTCGGCGATGTAGCGCCCGCCATAGATCGTGGGCTGCACCTGCTGGTTCTTGCCCAGGCCCCAGGTGCCTTCGACAACGGCGTAGGAAGCGTCGATGTTGTTGATGATGATCGGCACGCCGGGACGGCCGGGAACGACGATCTCGAAGCCGCCGGCAAACGCCGTCGCGGGCAGTCCGATCAGGAAGGCGGCGAGCGCCACAACGCGCATGAGGAAACCCCGGTTATCCGGCGGCAACCTATCCGATCGCGGCGCAGAGAGGGTTAAGGCCCGCTCGCCAATTTCCGGTAAGCCTAATGTGCAAGGATTGCGCGCTGCTCAAATGCTGCAAAGCGAACTAGCGAAGCGTTAACGGCAGCCGACTTGTCGTCGGAACCCCCGCGTGCTCACATCCGTTTGACCTTGGAACGGCGAAAAAGTGGCCGGGTTCACCGGAACGTCCGGCGTCGTCAGCATTTAAGCCCCGGTCAATTCAAGACGGGAGCCAACAACCATGAACATCAAACTTCTCGGGGCTACTGCGATTGCTGCAACCATGTTGGCAGGCTCTGCCATGGCGCAGGCGGTGGTCACCAACCCCGGCCGCTGCTCGGCCCAATTCCCCAACGCCAACTGCCAGAACCTCGGACCGGGAAATCCCTACACCGACGGCAATTATCGCAACCGCCGTGCGGCCTATCGTCAGACCAATAGCGGCGATTGGAATAACGACTGGAACAGGAGCCGCACCGGCTTCTGGCCGACCGATGTCGCTGCCGGTGTAGCCGGCGCCGCGATCGGCACCGCCGGCGCGATTGCAACCGGGCCGTTCCGCGCCTGGGACAACAGTTACGCCTACGACCGTTCATGGGACAATCGCGGCTGGGACAACCGTGGTTGGGACACCCGCAGCTACGCCGAGCGCAACGGCTTCGTGTGCACTCCCGGCACCTGGTTCAAGGGCGCAGACGGCCGCCGGCACATCTGCCAGTAAGCAGCCCATTATCGAGCGCGACACATCAGGCGGCCCGCAAGGCCGCCTGATTCATGCCTTGCGAGGGCCACCTCGCGGTTCTGGCACTTTCCAATCAAGTCTGGTATTGCGGCGCGCACGGGCAGATGGCTTCGGCGCAAGCCAAGTCCTGTCTGCATCCCAGGCGTCGCCGGCTTAGCTCAGCGGTAGAGCAGCGGTTTTGTAAACCGAAGGTCGGGGGTTCAATCCCCTCAGCCGGCACCAGTGTTTGCAATGACTTAGCGTCAAAATGTAGCCCGACTTTTTCCGCGCATTCGGAACTAACAGGCCTTGGGGATACATGGGGCTACATTAGAAATCTACGAAGGTAACCAATTGTCCTCATCAAGACGGGGCCGCTTTCCCAGCCTTGTTACTCCGCCCCGGCTGACGCCACCGTCCAATGAACTAGCTCCTTCGCGATATGCGAAAACGCAGCTTCGAATGCCTCAACTGAGGCGGCAGGTTCGACCTTGTCGAATTTCTCGCTCGTCTCGATGATGCGTGATGCGATCACCCCGCCGTTCTTGTTCACGATCCGAGCCGACAGGACGATCTCCGCTCGCGGCTCGTCATCCGTCGCGATGCGGAAGCGTCTAATATCGATTAGGAGTTGGTAGTCGGCCTGCCCCAGATCAGTGCGCAACGGAGCGTGGGCAATGTCGTAGTTCTCGAAACTGTCGATCAGACGCGCCTGCACCAGCTTTGGAATGCTATCGGACCACAGGAACTCGGCAAAGTTCGGGGTGTCCCGAACCGGCGAGAACAGCATGCGTTGCGTCTGGAGCATCGCGATCGCGGTCGGCTCGGGAATTGCCAAGGAGGCGGAAAGCGCCTTGCCGACCGGCCCGATATCCTGCGGTGCGCGCAGGTCATAGGTTCTCTTTGGCGCCGATGCTCCGCCACCCGTCAACTTCTCAATCCCTGCAACGATGCCGTCGAGCTTGTCGGTGTTACGCGCAAGCCCGTCCGAGAACGTCTTGAAATTCGCGATCGTATCCTTCAGCGGACCGGCGTTGTCCTCCAGCACGGAATCGACCCGCCGCAGCGCATCGCGCGCCGCCTGAGTCATGCTCTGCCCCGCCCCAGCGTCGGCGATCAAGGTCACAACCTCGCCCGACTTGGCGACGCTCGTGCCGCCTTCCAGCGCCACCACCGGCACGCCGGTCAGCCCCTGGAAATCGAGGCCAACCCTCGTGTCGGGCCGCACGGGGGTCGCAGACGCGACCGAAATCGTCGCATTGACGAAACGCGGATTATCCTGCGCGAGACCCAGTTCTGCTACCTCGCCGACGCGGATGCCATTGAACAGCACGCCGGCACCGACCAGAAGCCCCGGCACCGGTCCCTGGAATTGTACGCGATAGGTCGTGCGCGGTCCAATGCCGCCCGTGTTGTTCAGCCAATAGACGAAGCCGAAGACCGCGAGGATCGCAGCCAGCACGAAGGCGCCGA
This genomic stretch from Bradyrhizobium daqingense harbors:
- a CDS encoding ABC-type transport auxiliary lipoprotein family protein: METRAPYVLIGAFVLAAILAVFGFVYWLNNTGGIGPRTTYRVQFQGPVPGLLVGAGVLFNGIRVGEVAELGLAQDNPRFVNATISVASATPVRPDTRVGLDFQGLTGVPVVALEGGTSVAKSGEVVTLIADAGAGQSMTQAARDALRRVDSVLEDNAGPLKDTIANFKTFSDGLARNTDKLDGIVAGIEKLTGGGASAPKRTYDLRAPQDIGPVGKALSASLAIPEPTAIAMLQTQRMLFSPVRDTPNFAEFLWSDSIPKLVQARLIDSFENYDIAHAPLRTDLGQADYQLLIDIRRFRIATDDEPRAEIVLSARIVNKNGGVIASRIIETSEKFDKVEPAASVEAFEAAFSHIAKELVHWTVASAGAE